In the Haloferula helveola genome, one interval contains:
- a CDS encoding autotransporter-associated beta strand repeat-containing protein, producing MKMNTPSFVGGQAPAAGLAILAAVSLTSAAAHAQLAPGLSLNFDANDPLSGVDSANWNSLTTDSSKDLDFGADVTLVNVTTAFAGITWAYSFDGTGTADSDNPTWDNQYGDGSGSSATATTWELWIKPADTGDAAAQCITESGGSGTGYAIWYDKGVDSDNSGTINFTIDGGNGAQIQTVRAVIDTTEFHQVTCVYERDGAAGGIDVMQIWVDGVLIDDNLSANPDADATNDNDNLDIPDWSGSNGSGFGDANDSFVDNITNGEFEGEVSVFRVWGGKALSGKEIVGNFNAMVGSFSVDAGTDTDGDEFWEDIASGNPSGLGLLLDDSPAVTREVIVGSGTLLSHAYDFPGGSTENEAGALLVDSDTTTARSFQNAPGDWSNNAISLEVWFKPDDLLAGDSPTNGQIIFEDGGGTGLGLFIDNNSLVCGQDNNDPLITYDLVADALDVIDDATTPTSEFIQAVVTRTQPGATTLYINGIDVGSVADDTDWSGGDPAGFGTRGGVNTGGRGNNQASTESFDGQIALVRLYNDLVLTAGQVQASYDRLTAPDTLDPEVVTLSPADDDPAVVLTGDLVVEFTEAIQLGTGEIRIVNETDLVTTTIDVVTDASQLSVSGATLTITPAVVLIGGKDYHIEIDDGAIEDEAGNTFAGIFDADTWNFSVEGIPPTLDSFANNKPGGQVFDNDSVTYTLTFSEDLNASTVDVGDFSNNGTAGITVDSVTPVSGSVYEVVVSPTSIGTIQLQVNALTNIEDLSGNELDTSAAIQDSAIIDVLPFVSNSGSLALDFQETLASEEFDTIAAGDNLWGDTTPADFYHVSVNSNNAGYGSYIALDALDAAIPPYTRPFTGPILGWAFYGGSPDNVLSFSEESGGRVSYTTTDTEFDSFGQDQLKFWNATDPGANLNLPADEAAEGATTQDKNVAGYRSFNQVSGTIDISGLASGTAYIFYGDFNNTPSVNVVMRDVDGLHPDVVLGDVHSVGVGGNGRAANRCEFFVAEVSFDTDGGLYEEILYDYSGGDAGRAGGVVLTGTAPAPLVKDDDTDDLNLGSSWVGGIAPGPIDTGLWDSTVTGSNSTVLGTDQEWNAIAVQDPGGDVTIGGGNILTLNGYGVSGTVIDMGSATVDLSINSGLALTDGEILNVASGRTLSIAGAISGSPGIELTGDGTVVLSGANTFGGDTTISSGILQLGAADVIPNGTGSGDVSVSGTLDLNGYSDTINGLLGSGVIDNTAGSTTATLIAGDDDRSTVFSGTLQNSGASAILGLQKTGSGTLTLDGTSTHSGGITVNSGTVVFDSASALGSGALAFDNGGTASATSIFSVDGTYSNAITVAAGSTDTNTIRTTNGLGSVIFDGAVTLDGGTTLTLDNSGSTFDMAGLVAGGGGLETTGSSADNFIFRGASTYSGGTVLGGSGVFIPTVSSTGPAGSPTSGPFGTGTLTIGGISMRSTNTADTTIGNPVVLSGNLTGVTATSEKNLTFTGPVTLTGGRTITSAIGQTVGTSSLIFTGDIDDGASSFGLTKDGGGVLVLAGTNTFGGSLALGNGTVRVASSASAGNNGQIISNSFNANNVTFASADGTPLTFTKTVTTNAAGGGITFGDAIGTGDLTFTGDLTRAGGATNRTAVVAGSTTVTFEGNLLSPAADNANTTFIKEGTGTLVFKGTGGATDAFSKILIAGGALAGTRFSDLGVPSSIGSALAATPGAVSITLDDAELLYIDGGAAASSTNRLLQIGRTTDAASGAIRNNATNPAETVTFSNTDPIAYGTVDQTRTLVLGGTNTGANTFASEIGDNGTAAVALTKEDSGTWVISGTNPYTGNTSVNEGTLGLDGASLASAVTVASVASVEFTLGAPSSTSSTLDLGTGTVKIVGAVDNVSDYQLMTATGGISGTLSLDSAIPDYELELRNGGTELWLSFIGTGGYAAWAATNAPTDADPTLDEDGDGVTNGVEYVLGGLISTNDLDKLPTVGTSGGDMTFSFVRDQASIDGSTTVEIEVGTTLASWPDVYAVPDAAAANNPGVTVVKDSPSAGFDTVTLTIVRAPDAAKFARLRVTVPAP from the coding sequence ATGAAAATGAATACCCCCTCTTTCGTCGGAGGACAGGCCCCGGCGGCCGGTCTCGCGATTTTGGCCGCCGTCAGCCTGACCTCGGCGGCTGCGCACGCCCAGCTGGCGCCCGGCCTGTCGCTGAACTTCGACGCCAATGATCCTCTCAGTGGGGTCGATAGCGCCAATTGGAACTCCCTGACCACCGACAGTTCGAAGGACCTGGATTTCGGCGCCGATGTGACCTTGGTGAATGTCACGACCGCCTTTGCCGGCATCACCTGGGCCTACAGCTTCGACGGGACGGGAACCGCCGACAGCGACAATCCGACTTGGGACAACCAATACGGTGACGGCTCAGGGAGCAGCGCCACGGCGACGACTTGGGAGCTTTGGATCAAACCTGCAGATACCGGAGACGCGGCAGCCCAGTGCATCACGGAGAGTGGTGGCTCCGGTACGGGCTATGCGATCTGGTATGACAAGGGCGTGGATTCGGACAATTCGGGTACGATCAACTTCACCATTGATGGTGGAAACGGCGCTCAGATCCAAACGGTTCGGGCAGTGATCGATACGACGGAATTCCACCAAGTTACCTGTGTTTACGAAAGGGACGGTGCCGCCGGAGGAATCGATGTGATGCAGATCTGGGTCGATGGCGTGCTGATCGACGACAACCTTTCGGCCAATCCGGATGCGGATGCGACCAACGACAACGACAACCTGGACATCCCGGACTGGAGTGGATCGAACGGATCCGGCTTCGGAGACGCCAACGACAGCTTCGTCGACAACATCACCAACGGTGAGTTCGAAGGTGAGGTCTCGGTGTTCCGCGTCTGGGGTGGGAAGGCACTCAGCGGCAAGGAGATCGTCGGCAACTTCAATGCGATGGTCGGATCCTTCTCCGTCGACGCGGGCACCGACACGGATGGCGACGAATTCTGGGAAGACATCGCCTCCGGCAATCCTTCGGGGCTCGGTCTTCTCCTCGACGACTCCCCGGCGGTGACGCGTGAGGTCATCGTCGGTTCGGGCACCTTGCTCAGCCACGCTTACGATTTCCCGGGAGGATCCACTGAGAATGAGGCGGGAGCCCTGCTGGTCGACTCTGACACGACCACTGCCCGGTCTTTCCAGAATGCGCCCGGGGATTGGTCGAACAATGCAATCTCCCTTGAGGTCTGGTTCAAGCCCGACGATCTCCTCGCAGGCGACAGCCCGACGAACGGGCAGATCATTTTCGAGGATGGTGGCGGCACCGGGCTCGGGCTGTTCATCGACAACAACTCGCTTGTTTGTGGCCAGGACAACAACGACCCGCTCATCACCTACGACCTTGTCGCCGACGCTCTCGACGTCATTGACGACGCCACGACTCCCACTTCGGAATTCATTCAGGCGGTGGTGACCCGCACCCAGCCGGGGGCAACCACGCTTTACATCAATGGCATCGACGTCGGATCGGTAGCCGACGACACGGATTGGTCCGGCGGGGATCCGGCCGGTTTCGGCACGCGCGGGGGAGTGAACACGGGTGGACGCGGAAACAATCAGGCCAGCACCGAGTCCTTCGATGGCCAGATTGCCTTGGTCCGACTGTACAACGATCTGGTGCTCACCGCCGGGCAGGTTCAGGCAAGTTACGACCGGCTCACCGCCCCGGACACATTGGACCCCGAAGTGGTCACACTCAGCCCGGCCGATGATGACCCGGCCGTCGTGCTTACCGGCGATTTGGTCGTCGAGTTCACCGAGGCCATCCAGCTCGGCACCGGTGAGATCCGCATCGTCAATGAGACGGACCTTGTGACGACCACGATCGATGTGGTCACGGACGCCAGCCAGCTTTCCGTCTCCGGAGCGACGCTTACGATCACCCCCGCGGTCGTCCTGATCGGCGGCAAGGATTACCATATCGAGATCGATGACGGTGCGATCGAAGACGAGGCAGGGAACACCTTCGCAGGTATTTTCGACGCCGACACCTGGAACTTCTCCGTCGAAGGAATCCCTCCGACCCTGGACAGCTTCGCCAACAACAAGCCCGGCGGTCAGGTCTTCGACAACGATTCGGTGACCTACACCCTGACCTTCAGTGAGGACCTGAATGCTTCCACCGTCGACGTCGGCGATTTTTCCAATAACGGAACCGCCGGCATCACGGTCGACAGTGTGACTCCGGTTTCCGGCAGTGTCTATGAGGTGGTGGTATCACCGACTTCCATCGGCACCATTCAGCTGCAGGTCAACGCGCTGACCAACATCGAGGATCTCTCGGGCAACGAACTCGACACGTCCGCGGCAATCCAGGATTCCGCCATCATCGATGTGCTCCCATTTGTCTCCAATTCCGGCAGCCTGGCTCTCGATTTCCAGGAAACACTCGCCAGCGAGGAATTCGACACGATCGCAGCGGGAGACAACCTCTGGGGCGACACCACACCGGCAGATTTCTATCACGTTTCGGTGAACTCGAACAATGCGGGCTACGGCTCCTACATCGCGCTCGATGCTTTGGATGCCGCCATCCCACCTTACACACGGCCGTTCACCGGACCGATCCTTGGATGGGCATTCTACGGTGGAAGTCCCGATAATGTGCTGAGCTTCTCGGAAGAGAGCGGCGGACGGGTTTCCTACACCACGACCGATACTGAATTCGACTCCTTCGGTCAGGATCAGCTCAAGTTCTGGAACGCGACGGATCCCGGCGCGAATCTGAACCTTCCTGCTGACGAAGCCGCGGAGGGTGCGACGACGCAGGATAAGAACGTGGCGGGTTACCGTTCGTTCAACCAAGTCAGCGGCACCATCGACATCTCCGGCCTGGCATCGGGCACGGCTTACATCTTCTACGGCGATTTCAACAACACTCCCTCGGTCAATGTGGTCATGAGGGACGTCGACGGGTTGCACCCCGACGTTGTTCTCGGTGATGTGCATTCCGTTGGTGTCGGTGGCAATGGGCGCGCCGCCAACCGATGTGAGTTCTTTGTGGCTGAAGTCAGCTTCGATACCGACGGGGGACTCTATGAAGAGATCCTGTATGACTACAGCGGCGGAGATGCCGGCCGTGCAGGAGGTGTCGTGCTGACGGGCACCGCCCCGGCGCCGCTTGTGAAGGACGACGATACCGACGACCTCAACCTCGGCAGCAGCTGGGTCGGGGGAATCGCTCCCGGGCCGATCGACACCGGACTGTGGGACAGCACCGTGACCGGCAGCAACAGCACCGTGCTCGGTACCGACCAGGAATGGAATGCCATCGCGGTTCAGGATCCCGGCGGCGATGTGACCATCGGTGGAGGAAACATCCTGACACTCAATGGTTATGGAGTGAGCGGCACCGTGATTGACATGGGCAGCGCTACCGTCGACCTGAGCATCAACAGCGGCCTGGCCTTGACGGATGGAGAGATCTTGAATGTGGCCTCGGGCCGAACCCTGAGCATCGCAGGCGCCATCTCCGGCAGTCCCGGGATCGAGTTGACAGGCGACGGCACGGTCGTCTTGTCGGGAGCCAACACCTTCGGCGGCGACACGACCATCAGCTCCGGCATCCTCCAACTCGGCGCCGCCGACGTCATTCCCAACGGCACCGGCAGCGGCGACGTGTCGGTCAGCGGAACGCTGGATCTGAACGGGTATTCCGATACGATCAACGGTCTGCTCGGAAGCGGAGTGATCGACAACACGGCGGGCTCCACCACGGCGACGCTCATCGCAGGGGATGATGATCGATCGACCGTCTTCAGCGGCACGCTCCAGAATAGTGGTGCCAGCGCGATTCTCGGTCTGCAGAAGACAGGGAGCGGCACGCTGACATTGGACGGAACCAGCACCCACTCCGGCGGGATCACCGTGAATTCCGGCACGGTGGTATTCGATTCGGCCTCTGCCCTGGGTTCGGGGGCACTCGCGTTCGACAACGGAGGGACCGCTTCAGCGACCTCGATCTTCAGTGTGGATGGCACCTACTCCAATGCCATCACGGTTGCTGCCGGCAGCACCGACACGAACACCATCCGGACGACCAACGGCCTCGGTTCGGTGATCTTTGATGGTGCGGTAACGCTCGACGGTGGCACCACGCTGACGCTGGACAACAGCGGCAGCACCTTCGATATGGCTGGTCTCGTGGCAGGCGGCGGCGGACTGGAAACGACCGGTTCTTCCGCGGACAATTTCATTTTCCGAGGAGCCAGCACCTACTCCGGGGGCACCGTGCTCGGTGGTTCGGGCGTGTTCATTCCGACCGTGAGTTCCACGGGTCCGGCGGGCAGCCCGACGAGTGGGCCCTTCGGCACCGGCACGCTCACGATCGGCGGCATTTCGATGCGGTCGACCAACACGGCCGACACGACAATCGGCAATCCGGTCGTTCTCTCCGGCAACCTGACCGGCGTCACCGCGACGAGTGAGAAGAACCTGACATTCACGGGTCCGGTGACTCTCACGGGAGGCCGCACGATCACCAGCGCGATCGGCCAGACTGTTGGCACTTCCAGCCTGATATTCACCGGAGACATCGATGATGGGGCCAGCTCCTTCGGCCTGACCAAGGATGGAGGCGGCGTCTTGGTGCTCGCTGGAACGAACACGTTCGGAGGTTCTCTGGCGCTAGGAAACGGCACCGTGCGCGTGGCTTCTTCTGCCTCCGCCGGGAACAACGGGCAGATCATCAGCAACAGCTTCAACGCCAACAACGTCACCTTCGCTTCGGCAGACGGAACGCCGCTGACTTTCACCAAGACCGTAACCACCAACGCTGCCGGAGGAGGAATCACCTTCGGCGATGCCATCGGCACGGGCGATCTGACATTCACCGGCGACCTGACGCGCGCCGGTGGTGCCACCAATCGGACCGCGGTTGTCGCCGGGTCGACCACGGTGACCTTCGAAGGCAATCTGCTCTCTCCGGCAGCGGACAATGCCAATACCACCTTCATCAAGGAAGGCACAGGCACCTTGGTTTTCAAAGGCACTGGCGGCGCTACTGATGCATTCTCCAAGATCCTGATCGCGGGTGGAGCCTTGGCCGGCACGCGCTTTTCAGATCTGGGGGTTCCATCCTCCATTGGCTCGGCGCTGGCAGCGACCCCGGGTGCGGTGAGCATCACACTCGACGATGCCGAACTGCTCTACATCGACGGCGGCGCCGCCGCATCCTCGACCAACCGTTTGCTCCAGATCGGCCGTACCACTGATGCAGCTTCCGGCGCCATTCGCAACAACGCCACCAATCCTGCGGAAACCGTGACCTTCTCGAACACGGATCCCATCGCCTACGGCACCGTCGATCAGACCCGCACGCTGGTTCTCGGCGGCACCAACACCGGCGCCAACACATTTGCCTCGGAGATTGGCGACAACGGCACGGCCGCGGTTGCCCTGACCAAGGAGGATTCCGGTACCTGGGTGATTTCCGGCACCAACCCCTACACCGGCAACACTTCGGTCAACGAAGGCACCCTTGGACTCGACGGCGCCAGCTTGGCTTCGGCCGTTACCGTGGCGAGTGTTGCCTCGGTCGAGTTCACCCTTGGCGCACCGAGCAGCACCTCCAGCACTCTCGATCTGGGCACCGGCACGGTGAAAATCGTCGGCGCCGTGGACAACGTGTCGGACTACCAGTTGATGACTGCGACCGGCGGCATCAGCGGCACCCTGAGCTTGGATTCGGCGATTCCCGACTACGAGCTTGAGCTGCGCAACGGCGGCACGGAGCTTTGGCTCTCCTTCATTGGGACAGGCGGCTACGCCGCTTGGGCCGCCACCAATGCGCCGACCGACGCGGATCCCACCCTCGACGAGGACGGCGACGGTGTCACCAACGGGGTCGAGTATGTGCTGGGCGGCCTGATCTCGACCAACGACCTCGACAAATTGCCGACCGTCGGCACTTCCGGCGGCGACATGACCTTCAGCTTCGTCCGCGATCAGGCGTCGATCGATGGATCGACCACGGTGGAGATCGAGGTCGGCACCACGCTCGCGAGCTGGCCGGACGTTTATGCCGTTCCGGATGCGGCTGCAGCGAACAATCCGGGTGTGACGGTGGTCAAGGACTCGCCATCGGCCGGTTTTGATACCGTGACGCTGACGATCGTCCGTGCGCCGGACGCCGCGAAGTTCGCCCGACTCCGTGTGACCGTTCCGGCTCCTTGA
- a CDS encoding EI24 domain-containing protein codes for MLSETLTGLSVYRRVPGTLLKYGLWPYQFLPAIMSLVLTIGLLVGFYFAAHGTTAWLDGLVNLRIEWLDKTVNAGIWILTFLALLAAFFFVHKHLVLIVLSPFLGKIAEETVKAVKGEAYAQSQLTFTQSLARSTWVNLHYFVRELLTNLLFLLCGVVPVIGSVVSAVGMFATQSKFLGYGLMDFPLEHRGFGRRESDRFVRSHRGVSIGLGAGYLLLMLIPFIGWMFAPTFGTVAGTLKALDLLDDEAKTGAPGSPDEVGARPQGGG; via the coding sequence ATGCTATCCGAAACTCTCACCGGACTCTCCGTGTACCGCCGAGTGCCCGGCACGCTGCTGAAATACGGACTCTGGCCCTACCAGTTCCTGCCGGCCATCATGAGCCTCGTCCTGACCATCGGGCTGCTGGTCGGGTTCTACTTCGCCGCCCACGGGACTACCGCCTGGCTCGACGGACTGGTGAACCTCCGGATCGAGTGGCTCGACAAGACGGTCAACGCCGGTATCTGGATCCTCACCTTCCTCGCCCTGCTCGCCGCCTTCTTTTTCGTCCACAAGCACCTCGTCCTGATCGTGCTGTCTCCCTTTCTCGGCAAGATCGCGGAAGAAACGGTGAAGGCCGTGAAGGGCGAAGCCTACGCGCAGTCCCAACTGACCTTCACCCAGTCCCTCGCGCGCAGCACTTGGGTGAACCTGCACTATTTCGTCCGCGAGCTGCTTACCAACCTGCTGTTCCTGCTTTGCGGGGTCGTCCCGGTGATCGGGTCGGTCGTGTCGGCCGTAGGCATGTTCGCCACGCAGTCGAAGTTCCTCGGCTACGGCCTGATGGATTTCCCGCTTGAGCACCGGGGCTTCGGGCGTCGCGAGAGTGACCGTTTCGTGAGGAGCCACCGCGGCGTCTCGATCGGCCTCGGCGCCGGCTACCTGCTGCTGATGCTCATCCCTTTCATCGGTTGGATGTTCGCCCCGACCTTCGGCACGGTGGCGGGCACGCTGAAGGCGCTGGACTTGCTGGACGACGAGGCAAAGACGGGCGCCCCCGGGTCCCCCGACGAGGTCGGAGCCCGTCCGCAAGGTGGTGGCTGA